The genome window AATCCAAAACTGTGCTTGAGTTTTCGTCCGATAATGTAATATTTGACAATTTATTCGCTTTATGCAGCAATTCTTTATATGTATGACCAATCAAGTTATAATTCCAATAACCCGTATTTTCATCACGAACCAGCAATATCAAAAAGCGACGGTAAGCTCTCCAAAACAATGAATAATTATGTTTTATGGCTATCTCTATTAAATCATGCGGTTGCAGTGACATATAACATATTGCCATTAGCAGTGGTGACAAATAGAAATGATGATATTTTTTCAGCTTTTTGGCAAATAAGCGTTGTTCATATACAAGATTTTTTACTATTTCATATAATTGGTTTCCCAGAAACGCACAATACGTATTAAGGAAATATATCGGAGGCAATTCTTTCTTATTAAAAAGGACAAACAAATCCAACCTAAGAAAATTATACTGGAGATAAACGATTATATTGCGTGTCTCGTTTAGTATTTTACCTCCATCAATACTTTTAGATGCGTTCTGTTTAATTGAAACCTGTTTTTGCAAAAACGACTCGATGCTACATTTAAAGATGGTCGATATCGCTGTTTCTTCAGGAGACAATTTCATTTTTAGCTCAGAACACATTTCATCAACAACAGGTCTTGTAAACAATTTTTCATTTTTGAAATATTTTAGTAGTTCATAGTTCTCAAGATAAGGAATTTCTTTAAGAGATTCTGGCATTGTCGTGTTCCTTCGAGATTGCGCGTGAGATTATGAGTTTCCGTTGTCTTTATGTGATGTTGACACTGGGATTGTTTTCCCAGCCGGTGTTCTGGTTGTAACGTTCGTCGATGGTTTTGATGGATTTCCAGCCCATGCGGCGGATATCGTCGAGACTGTGACCGTTTTTCTTGGCCTGGGTGACGAAGCCGCTCCGGAGGCTGTGGGCACCGAATTTTCCGGTTAGCCCGGCGGCTTTGGCATATTTCTTTACCATCAGGTCCACGGCTTTGCCGTCGATGGCCTGCGGTTTGAGCTTGCCCCCTTTGGTGAGGCTGCGGAAGACCGGTCCGGATTGAATGCCGGACGCTTCCAGCCAGTCGGTTAGTGCGCGTTTGGGGCAATAGCGGCGTTCGGTGTTGAGGGCGATGCTTTTACGGAGCTTTTCCTCGACTGTGGTTTTGTTTTTCGATTGGAGCAGTTCGATTTCCAGACCTTCCTCGACGAAACGAAAATGTTCCAGAGACAGGTTGGCCAATTCGCTGCGGCGGAAGGCACCGGCAAAGCCGAGCAGCAGCAGGGCACGATCCCGGATCAGGCGAGGCTTGTTGGTAAATCGCGTATCTGTTTGCATCTCACTATCTATATACTCAATTATTGACCTTAATTCATTTCGCAGGAGGGCGTCGGGTGCCCGTTCGATGACCCGTTCGGCGGCACCGCTTTCGAGCATTTCTTCGCCGATAGATTTGAGGTATTCGCGGAAAGTGGGATGATCGCCGCAGAAATCCATTCCCAATTCCACATGTTTTGCCCTGAGGGCGTGGAATTTGCGCTTGATGGTGGCGTATTTGAAGTAGGTTTGTTTGGACTTGCCGCGATTGCGGTAGGTTTGCGGTTCGTGCGCCAGATTATCGAGATAGAGCAAGAGCGTGGCAGGCTCTGCCGGGAATAGTTTAGCTATGTCATGTTGTTTGCAAAAGTTCTCATAATTTGCTACATCACTGGCATAGGCCTTTCGAGTATTCTTTCGCTTACTGTGAGAGAACGTCTTTTCGATTCTGGGCAGCACTTTTTTCAAGCGTTCGGGGAGTTGGCTGTTATTGATAGCGAGTGATTTCATTTTACCTCATTTGTTTATTACAACCTATAAGGTTTATTATCGGTTGTAATAATACGGAATTTTTCACAGCATTTGCAAGCAGTTTTTGAGTTTTGGGCATTGGCCTGTTATGACCGCCGTTCGGCTATCCCGAGGGGGATATTTTAAGAATTTGCCGGAAAGCGGTTTCTGGTATATCCCATTACCCCATATATAACGTGGGCCCGATTTTTGAAAACCCCTCTCCTCTTGTTGCGTTAGACTGGTTTTAATTCTTATCTTGTTCAATTACCTTCAAACTTATTGCTTGCTTCTCTTTAATATTGTATCTTTTATCATACCGTTAGAAAACTATTTGGTTTATTGAAAGCCTTATGCCAGATGGAATACTCGGATATAATCATTCAATAAGCATACATGAAAATAGTTGACACTGATGATCTATCGATAATTATAAAATTTTAGTTACGAAGTCATTGAGAAACATCTTTTTATTGAAAAGTAACTATCCATAAACGTTGATTGTTATCATATCTTACCAATTAAGAGGCGAATCATGGCGACAAAACTCATAAAACTTGAAGATGGAACGCTTATAGAGGTAGAGGTGCCTGAAAATCAAGCTCAACAAATTTCCGGAGGATTTGCCGACAAGGTTTCAAAGCGTTTCGAAAATGTTAAACCCATTCTCGTGAACACTTGCCGCCCCCTTATTTCAGCCTGGCATGAGATCAATAAGGAAATGCATATTGATCAGGCAGAAATTGAGTTGGGTTTGAGCTTTGAGGGGGAGGGAAATCTCTACATAACAAAGACGAAGGCGGGGGCAAATTTAACTGTAAAGCTGACTCTAAAGCCCAAGGAGTCTTGATAAGATGGGTTCAAGGTTGAATGACTCGGTGCTGGTAGTTACCGGAAGTGATGGAGAACAGTTTGGAACGGGCTTTGTCATCTACAAAGATGATCACAGCACATATTTACTGACTTGCATGCATGTTGTTAGTGCCGTGGGTGTAGAAAACCTTAAGGTAGCTGAGCAGTATGCCTCAATTGTGGCTTCTGATCTTGAAGATAATTTTGATTTGTGTATCATTAAAGTCGATGCTGTCCTTGAGTTTCCAGAGCTGAAACTCAGAATACATGACAGTGCCGAAGCATCGGTAACAATATTTGGCTATCATCAATCCGGCAGGCTGAGAATACGATCTGATTTGGAAGCCATTTTAGTTAAATCCGCCGAGCTATATTCCAAGAAGTATGCAAAGCATTCTAAATGTTGGCATTTGGTTGTGGACGGCGATAACCATCATTTGGACAAGGGCTTTAGTGGCGGGCCGATCATTGATAAATCCGATGATTGTGTTATCGGAATCGTTAATCAGCGTAAAGGTGATGGAAAAAAGGGGCTTGCTATCTCTGTCGAGGCATTGAAAGAAGTTTGGGAAGATATGCCCAGTGGAATAATGTCTGTTGTAAAGCCACAAGAACATCAAATTTTAGCCGTTAATGAATCCGGGCCGTTGATGAATTTTGATAAGGAGTTAGCCAGTTTTGAAGATAT of Calditrichia bacterium contains these proteins:
- a CDS encoding serine protease, which produces MGSRLNDSVLVVTGSDGEQFGTGFVIYKDDHSTYLLTCMHVVSAVGVENLKVAEQYASIVASDLEDNFDLCIIKVDAVLEFPELKLRIHDSAEASVTIFGYHQSGRLRIRSDLEAILVKSAELYSKKYAKHSKCWHLVVDGDNHHLDKGFSGGPIIDKSDDCVIGIVNQRKGDGKKGLAISVEALKEVWEDMPSGIMSVVKPQEHQILAVNESGPLMNFDKELASFEDIVANRDTQTRLISVYGPSSMGKSRLLREYKRLSVDYDCEMLSIDFKQQIDVEVCLQLIVDKFGLRHFSNFEQFLCNGRPEPLTREKEREWNRNLTRKFFLDLDNLHSDSHLVLFFDHYEKSDKDVKDWLNNAFLASNFRHTPIITVVAGQDELSVDRSWTNQRRFHLDGVSVDCYYRYVKQCKVSIDPEDIKKYHAVLRGSPGPFVTFVQGLILKK
- a CDS encoding site-specific integrase codes for the protein MKSLAINNSQLPERLKKVLPRIEKTFSHSKRKNTRKAYASDVANYENFCKQHDIAKLFPAEPATLLLYLDNLAHEPQTYRNRGKSKQTYFKYATIKRKFHALRAKHVELGMDFCGDHPTFREYLKSIGEEMLESGAAERVIERAPDALLRNELRSIIEYIDSEMQTDTRFTNKPRLIRDRALLLLGFAGAFRRSELANLSLEHFRFVEEGLEIELLQSKNKTTVEEKLRKSIALNTERRYCPKRALTDWLEASGIQSGPVFRSLTKGGKLKPQAIDGKAVDLMVKKYAKAAGLTGKFGAHSLRSGFVTQAKKNGHSLDDIRRMGWKSIKTIDERYNQNTGWENNPSVNIT